One region of Thunnus albacares chromosome 20, fThuAlb1.1, whole genome shotgun sequence genomic DNA includes:
- the LOC122970896 gene encoding NLR family CARD domain-containing protein 3-like yields the protein MEQKSNADKTNEVSPESVPSIEVAIHHFQPSYSAQSGGNVVAPSIIGSNVENINITIISTAQGSVISSEEASNHDTADINGVLQPQNNKIAECQQQLKATLKKKFSHLLEGVTTEANKIPLNKIYTELYITEGGSGEVNKEHEVRQIEMTSRVQVALEKSIHCNHLFVPLPGRNHQIRTVITRGVAGIGKTVSANKFTLDWAEERANTSLEFVFPLSFRELNMMRKKTFSLVELLCVFFPETKDTGIFTNGKNKMLFILDGLDESRLSLDFHNSEIMSDVTQRTTIAMLLTNLIRGRLLPLALVWITSRPVASSQIPMEFVDLVTEVRGFNNPQKDEYFRRKISDGGLADRVITHVKSSRSLHIMCHIPVFCSMAANVLEKKLAMADSKDMPKTLTQMYIHFLSLYVEPMKKRLPGRRESSTDSVRANLMSLGKLAFKELEKGHLIFYEKDLILNGINVAQASMFSGVYTQIFNEELTLCEEKMFCFVHLSVQEFFAALYVYLAFNNDNMNVLVKKSSTSRRFPFRDSSELILYKEAVEKALRCENGHFDIFLRFLLGLSLESNQTLLKHLMTSNRTNPRTRTEIIKHIKERIKLSPSPDRCLNLFHCLNELNDHSLVEDIQSYLSSGSLNSDRLSPAQWATLVFVLLTSEEELSVFELSNYTRSEEGLLRLLPVVKTATVANLNACNLTVRSSDILANVIRSSQVRELDLSNNKLTDAGLMRLSSGLKNSKLEIFRLRSCNLTEHSSDVLASAISSASCQLKVLDLTDNDFQDVGVKRLSGGLGSLHCKLEKLILSLCRVTEEGCTFLASALNSSHLRELDLSYNHPGNLGLELLSALLDDPQCSLEKLSVEQCGESRIQPGPKKYTNKLTLDPNTAHRDLSLDEGNRKATRWTKQPYPDHPERFDFWRQVLCREGLTGRCYWETEWSGRAFIGVAYRRMCRKGEGHESWLGRNDSSWVLSCTKDGYRAFHKGINTAVTTPSSSNKVGVYLDWSAGKVSFFSVSCGALTLLHTFQTTFTEPVYPGFHLGWVDSTVYLC from the exons atggagcaAAAGAGTAATGCTGATAAAACAAACGAGGTCTCTCCAG AATCAGTTCCTTCTATTGAAGTTGCGATTCATCATTTCCAACCCAGCTACTCTGCTCAGAGTGGAGGCAATGTGGTCGCTCCTTCCATCATCGGCTCTAACGttgaaaacataaacatcacTATCATCTCAACTGCCCAAG gGTCTGTCATTTCTTCAGAAGAAGCATCAAACCATGACACTGCAGACATCAATGGTGTTCTGCAGCCCCAGA ATAATAAGATCGCAGAATGTCAACAGCAACTGAAGGCTACTCTGAAGAAGAAGTTCAGCCATTTGCTTGAGGGTGTGACAACTGAAGCGAACAAAATACCTCTCAATaagatctacacagagctctacatcaccGAGGGAGGAAGTGGTGAAGTCAATAAGGAGCATGAGGTGAGACAGATTGAGATGACATCCAGGGTGCAGGTGGCCCTGGAGAAATCAATCCACTGCAATCACCTCTTTGTTCCTCTACCGGGACGAAACCACCAGATAAGAACTGTGATCACAAGGGGAGTCGCGGGCATTGGAAAAACTGTATCTGCCAATAAATTCACTCTAGACTGGGCTGAAGAGAGAGCAAACACAAGCCTGGAATTTGTATTTCCCCTCTCTTTCCGAGAGCTGAACATGATGAGAAAGAAAACCTTCAGTCTGGTAGagcttctctgtgtctttttccCTGAAACAAAAGACACAGGAATCTTTACTAAtggtaaaaacaaaatgctctTCATCCTGGATGGTCTGGACGAGAGCCGTCTGTCTTTGGACTTCCACAACAGTGAAATAATGTCTGATGTGACACAACGAACCACGATAGCCATGCTTCTGACCAACCTCATCAGGGGAAGACTGCTTCCTTTGGCTCTTGTTTGGATAACATCGCGTCCAGTAGCTTCCAGTCAGATCCCTATGGAGTTTGTGGATCTTGTGACCGAAGTTCGAGGGTTCAACAACCCCCAGAAAGACGAGTACTTCAGGAGGAAAATTAGTGATGGGGGCTTAGCAGACAGGGTAATTACACATGTGAAATCCAGCAGGAgtctccacatcatgtgccacataCCGGTCTTCTGTTCGATGGCAGCGAATGTTCTTGAGAAGAAGTTGGCGATGGCAGACAGCAAAGACATGCCAAAGACTCTCACTCAAATGTACATACACTTCCTGTCCTTGTATGTGGAACCCATGAAGAAGAGGCTGCCTGGAAGAAGAGAGTCAAGCACTGACTCTGTGAGAGCTAACCTCATGTCTTTGGGTAAACTGGCCTTTAAAGAGCTGGAGAAGGGCCACCTGATCTTCTATGAGAAAGACCTCATCCTGAATGGTATAAATGTTGCACAGGCATCTATGTTCTCAGGAGTCTACACACAGATCTTCAATGAGGAGCTGACACTGTGCGAGGAGAAGATGTTCTGCTTTGTGCATCTGAGCGTCCAGGAATTCTTTGCTGCGTTGTATGTTTATCTCGCATTCAACAATGACAACATGAACGTCTTGGTCAAGAAGTCGTCCACTTCAAGACGTTTCCCATTCAGAGATTCGTCAGAGCTCATCCTCTACAAAGAAGCAGTGGAAAAGGCTTTGCGGTGCGAAAATGGACATTTTGACATCTTCCTGCGCTTTCTTTTGGGCCTGTCTCTCGAATCCAATCAGACTCTGTTAAAACATCTTATGACCAGCAACAGAACAAACCCAAGGACAAGAACAGAGATCATTAAACACATCAAGGAGAGGATCAAGTTAAGTCCATCTCCAGACAGATGCCTCAATCTCTTTCACTGCCTGAATGAGCTGAACGACCACTCTCTTGTGGAGGACATTCAGAGCTACCTCAGCTCAGGAAGTCTTAACAGTGACAGACTTTCACCTGCCCAGTGGGCCACTCTGGTCTTTGTGTTACTGACTTCAGAGGAGGAGTTGAGTGTGTTTGAACTGAGCAACTACACCAGGTCAGAGGAGGgtcttctgaggctgctgcctgTTGTGAAAACAGCCACAGTGGCAAA TCTAAATGCATGTAACCTCACTGTGAGGAGCTCTGACATCTTGGCCAATGTCATCCGCTCATCCCAAGttagagagctggatctgagtaACAACAAGCTCACAGATGCAGGACTGATGCGGCTCTCTAGTGGACTGAAGAACAGCAAACTAGAGATATTCAG ACTGAGGAGCTGCAACCTAACAGAACACAGCTCTGATGTCCTGGCCTCAGCTATCAGCTCAGCCTCCTGCCAGCTGAAAGTGCTGGACCTCACTGACAATGACTTTCAGGACGTAGGAGTCAAAAGGCTCTCTGGTGGACTGGGGAGTCTGCACTGTAAACTGGAAAAACTCAT tTTGTCCCTATGCAGAGTGACAGAAGAAGGTTGCACTTTCCTGGCATCTGCTCTAAActcctcccatctgagagagctcgacctgagctacaatcatccaggtAACTTGGGCCTGGAGCTGCTGTCTGCCCTGCTGGACGACCCACAATGCAGTCTGGAGAAACTCAG TGTTGAACAATGTGGTGAATCCAGAATTCAGCCAGGTCCAAAGAAAT ATACCAATAAACTCACCCTGGacccaaacacagcacacagagacCTCTCTCTGGACGAAGGAAACAGGAAAGCAACACGATGGACCAAGCAGCCATATCCCGATCACCCTGAAAGGTTCGATTTCTGGAGACAGGTGTTGTGCAGGGAGGGCCTGACAGGACGCTGCTACTGGGAGACAGAGTGGAGCGGGAGAGCTTTCATAGGTGTCGCCTACAGACGCATGTGCAGGAAGGGAGAGGGTCATGAAAGTTGGTTAGGCCGAAATGACTCCTCCTGGGTCCTGAGCTGCACCAAGGATGGTTACAGGGCCTTTCACAAAGGCATCAACACTGCTGTAACCACCCCATCCAGCTCCAATAAGGTGGGAGTCTATCTGGACTGGTCAGCAGGAAAGGTGTCCTTCTTCAGCGTCTCTTGTGGTGCACTGACTCTCCTCCACACCTTCCAAACCACCTTCACCGAGCCTGTGTACCCAGGGTTTCATCTTGGCTGGGTGGACTCCACAGTGTACCTGTGCTAA